The Methanosphaera sp. sequence ACACTTAACTGGGGAGCAGACTCAATAATTGTACATGGATTTACAGGAGAAGATAGTGTTCTTGCATCAAAAAATATGGCAGAAAAACTAGGAAAAGAAATATTTCTATTAACTGAAATGTCACACCCTGGTGCTGATAAATTCCTAAAACCAGTATCACTTGACATTGCACAGATGGGAGTAGATCTTGGAATAAAAAACTATGTAGCTCCTGCAACAAAGCCAGATAGACTAAAAAAAATAAGAGAAGTTGTAGGTGATGATGCATTTATCATATCACCAGGTGTAGGATTCCAGGGAGGAAGTGCATCTGAAACTCTAAAATACTCAAATGCTGCAATTGTAGGACGTAGTATATATAACTCACAAAATCCAAGAGCATCAGTTGAGGAAATTATTAATTCTATTAAAATGTGATCCTATAAATTCATAGGATAAATCAAATAATAGAAAATCAACAAATGTAATTGCACTAAAATTAAAGTTACAAAACATACTACCAGGTAGATACATATTAACAATACCAATTAATGAAAACAATAGAACTGCTATTTTTAATGCATATCTATACTTAAAGAAGGTTGTAATAAAACCTCCTTTATTATTTTCAATTTGTTTATCTGAAT is a genomic window containing:
- the pyrF gene encoding orotidine-5'-phosphate decarboxylase; its protein translation is MKVKNQIILALDVEEKNKAYEILDAVEDYLDTIKIGYPLTLALGPEIIQSIKKDYKVNIIADFKVADIDATNEKIVKTTLNWGADSIIVHGFTGEDSVLASKNMAEKLGKEIFLLTEMSHPGADKFLKPVSLDIAQMGVDLGIKNYVAPATKPDRLKKIREVVGDDAFIISPGVGFQGGSASETLKYSNAAIVGRSIYNSQNPRASVEEIINSIKM